Genomic window (Arachis hypogaea cultivar Tifrunner chromosome 13, arahy.Tifrunner.gnm2.J5K5, whole genome shotgun sequence):
gggttttatgcagacaaatgtAGCTCAATTATTCTTAGCTATCTGATATGAAGTATTTCCTTAAAGGTTCACTAGAGTAGCTGCTATGCTGCCTTACTTTTTGATTGATCCCtgttagctttttcttttttttttcttttgcttagaaagcttatttcttaatgaaggcttggtgtcaagtgttgcagcagcccttttggctcaattttgctcaacactacttcaccacagacacatggctcacaatttcttcctaggaacattgatgcccagcatctctttggattactaaatgctttgtaactaggttgctcttgataatggactttcggttggccatcctagattagttaatccaagtggccaagttttaaaatactcctcagaacctaattgtccaagcatatcctagtacaaaagcaccacaggcatatgtcctaaggtccaagctattggtgtctagccttattgtttgtttctttgccaattcttggcttttttctttctttttctttcttatttggcTTCATTCTCATGGGATATTCATTGATGAAAGGCTTTATGATAGCAACCTAATTCACACTTCAAGGAACATtttattatgcagcttttattattgagctaaacattaaatcaaacaagtaccaccactgaattctcattctaatttctacaacattggacaatcactttcttgtttcaaacatttttcttttatttatgcagaaGGGAAACAAAACAGAATTCAAGCTGATGAGTTATGACAAGCATAATATGCAGGCTAGCATTCTTAGCAAACATTTACACTTGCACCTAATTGAACACTTCAGCAAGACATATAGGAATCTCTAAATTAAAATACTTCAAAGCAACAAGGATTAAGTGTCAACACAACCTGTTGGGAATGTCTCTCAGCTTTTCCTTCTGTCATCATTATTTCTCTCTGTTGTTCCTCCTTTGGATGATGATGCAGAACCCATTCACAGATTGAATGTTTCCCTGCATAATCCttaaaagttgcttgtttctcaagccctcaGGCAACTGGTTAGTATGCAAGATTTGCTTGTAGGATTTTGaacttatttttggtgtgtgaacaccaaacttagttccttgccaatgtTTCTTATGCAACCAGTCAACCACGTATATATATATGAAACCTTTTGCCCTTGCTGAAGGTCATAGAGCTAAAAACTAGAAAGCAGACAATGGTTAAGTAGTTTCTATGATTGCTTGGAGTTAGCAACCATTTATGCAGAGGgtgaaaatgtgtttttaaatgagatttttgttggaacaccaaacttagcatccttcattctcccttaaattattttggtgtgcatcaccaaacttagctccttacaatacagaTAAAActactcaacctttttattgaaatagctatgaaaagagattacctcaggttgggttgcctcccaacaagcgctcttttattgtcactagcttgacaacttgttctttgatcatggaggctgaaaatcatagtgccttagcttttctcctcttactgtgaactttcttccagtctcctctttgataatctctaggtgttcaagtgaaaggatccggttcacagtatagcaTTCAGACAGTTGTGGAGACACCTTTATTGGTTGGTggtttaacatcactttatcccctagtgagaagccttcagtagggatcttcttgtttttccatcctcttagcctcttcttcttctcttctttctcaggaGATAGTTCATGcattggtggttctttatctggagtgttgaggttctcatctgggggttttggatctggTTCCtctttgatttctttggtctgttgcaccatctctacttctttcaagcatgggtTTAGAAGTCTTGGAATTgactcattgaatgcctccttcaagctctgatctctggccttatccttcatacaGTCTTCTTCTTGAATGGGCTCATGCggggttttaaaaacatgaaaTGCTAGGTGCTCGTTATGCACTCTCAGCAACagttcccctttttcaacatctatcaatgctctgcccgtagccaggaaaggcctccctaggatgatgggagtgttagggtcctcctctATATCCAGGATTACAAAGTcagctgggagaaggaatttTCCTACTTTTATCAGTACATTTTCTACAACTCCGAGTGCTTGCTGAATGGATTTGTTAGCCATTTGAAGAGCTATTCGAGTGGATTTCAGCTCAAAATTTTGAAGCTTCCTCATAAGAGATAgtggcatcaagtttatgcttgcaccaaggtcacagaatgatttctcaatagttatgtttcccatggtacaaggtatataaaaccttccaggatcatccttcttctctggtagacctctttggagaatagcactacattccattgtcattttaacaatctgtccttccttcaaggatattttctttgttagcacttctttcataaatttggcatataatggcatctgttcaagtgcttctaagaaggtaatattgatgctgagtgtcttgaatatgtccaggaatttTAAATATTGCTTATCCTCGTTATCTTTCTtgaatctttgaggatatggaagtttggggatatatggcttcaccccttccttcttctcttgtagttgtgtttcaaggatgttcttatcactctttgagctttttgcattctcggtctttctatcctcttcacttctctcttctgtctcttcttgtggaacttctctgttgtattcttcctgattgatggcttcctcctcacttcccactatgattgctttgcactcctcccactttgtagcttttcctttgtcccttgggtggtctTGATGAGTGGCACTAGGGGATGCATTTGGTTGCTTCTCACCTATATCTGTAATTtatttagccatttgttccatatgcctctcaagatttctgattgaagcttcttggtttttactTGTTATGGCTTGATCTTTCCTTGctgcttcctgatcttgtcttgccatctcttgatttttcatgagtttctccatcattaaCTCTAGACTAGAGATTCTTTGGGATGGGTAGAATTTGCCTAGAAATTTGCTCACCAATTCATCCCAAATGTTGATGCTCTCCTTAGGAAAGGTTTCTAGCCATTGAGCAGCATTGCCccctcaaagaaaatgggaatagAAGTAATTTGTAGATGTCAGGATGAACCCaatttgtcttgacagtttcaTATATCCTTAAGAAAATAGAcaaatgttggttggggtcttcaagaGGGCCACCTCCATAAGCacaattgttctgcaccaaggtgattaGTTGAGGCTTCAATTCGAAGTCATTTGCCTGAACATTTGGGGTGAGGATGCTGCTCCCATAGTGTATGGGATTAGGGATAGTGTAAAaggccaacacccttcttgcagGTTGGGCATTGTTGCCCACTccctcttcacgcacctcagcctccatgTCTGCGAATTCACAAACAAACCAGATGAAACCTAgacattctaatgctagaatgtggttagagggttaggtgacacaatgtgtcaaacagttaatatgcttaaaagaaataaaaagaaaaagtgcttaatctagaccaccaccttacttaatcattgtcaatctagatcaattctcggcaacggcaccaaaaacttgatggggggTGGAAATCAGAATTccacaccaaaactcaccggcaagtgtaccgggtcgcatcaagtagtaattactcacatgagtgaggtcgatcccacagggattgatggattgagaaattttagttaggtgatgagtttagttaagcaaacagttgatgatttAAGTGAATTGTaatcaacagaagctaaattgcatgaaaataaaagggagaggggaaattgacagaatctaaagtgcagaagaataaattgcatgaaacttaaagtgcaagaaagtaaaagagctgaatcttaaagtgcaagtaatgtaaatgactgaagcttagaTTTCAAGAAAcgtaaatagctgaagcttagagtgcaagaaatgtaaattgcttgaatagtaaagggatgtgggagctgggattcagaattcaacaagagaatgtaaagagaaatcaatcagagaagtagaagatgaaataAGTTGCAGAaaatctaaacagaaaagtaaaattgcttgaagaacaaaatagaaagtaaacaatctaaaagagaaattgaagatctcagagGAGCAATGAGATTAGAACACAGATCTAAATCTCAATTACACCCTTGAccaagtagaaaataaattgcaaaagaaatgtaaatgaaataGCAAATGAAAATTAGTTCCAATTCCTCAATTCTCATAATTAtgcaaaagaaaaatgaagatgGATTTCAGATCAAgacttgaaacagaattccttcaatctcaatccaaaattcaaaacagaaagtagaggttgcagaagaaagaaaatgaaaacagaaaactaaATTCAAATCCACTCTAGCAACTTTGCCAACTCTAACTCTTTATATCCTATCTTACGATGCTTGTCATATGATAAACTAACTCTAAAATATAAGTCCCTTTCTCTAGTCATCACCTCAAATTCGGAACCTAGCACTTATGAGGAAGTGACTGCACATGAATGTTGGAGAAAGGCAATACAAGCTTAATTGATAGCTCTAGATCAGAACAGAACTTGGTGTCTCATTGAACTCCCAAAAGACAAGAAGGTTGTAAGTTATAAATGGATTTTTTGGGTAAAATTCAATCCCGATGGAACCATagaaaggcataaagaaagactAGTTGCAAAAGGATTCCCTCAAGTGCAAGGAGTGGATTATGGTAATACTTTTAGTCCAGTTGTCAAAATGACTACTCTACGAGTAATGTTAACATTAGCAGCAGCAAAGAAATGACATTTAAAAAGCTGGACGCCAATACTATCTTCCTTCATGGAGATTGGGACAAGAAAGTTTATATGAGGATACTATCCAGTTTGGCTGTATCACAACCAGTTTTGGTTTGTAAATTGCAAAAGTCTCTGTATGGGCTTAAGCAAGCAAGCATACAATGGAACATTAAGCTCACTCGGACTCTTGTTGATGCTGGTTATATgtagtttttttttataatcattCCCTCTTCATCAAGAAATAATCTGAAAGCTTCACTGCCATTCTAGTATATGGTTGATGACTTGGTTTTAACTGGAAATGATATTGGCAAAATTAATTCCATCAAGAAAAATTTggatgacaaattcaaaataaaggatcTTGGTGATCTCAAGTACTTCTTGGGAATGGAAGTAACACGCTCCAACTCTGGAATTTACATTTATCAGTGGAAGTACACCATAGACCTTCTCAAGAATTGtggttatctagattgcaagcCTCTCTCCACTCCATTTGATTATAGTCAGAAACTCTCGAAGGAGTCAGGTACCATTTTAACGGACAACACTACTTACAGACAGCTCATCAGCCGACTCATTTACCTCACAAACACTAGACCCGATATCTCTTATGCCGTGGGACGTTTGAGCCAGTTTTTGGACTGTGCAACCACTTCTCACCTACAGGCTGCTTTTTGCGTACTTCGATATTTAAAAGGCAGACATGCAACTAGGCTACCTGTGCCGATACTCGTCGCTTCGTTTTCGGTTATTGCTTGATACTTGGGAACTCTCTCATTAGCTGGAAGAGTAAGAAGCAAATTACAGTTGCTAAGTTCTCTGCAGAAGCTGAATATAGGTCTCTTGCTGTTACCACTTATGAAGCTAGTTGGTTACCTTTCTTAATGGATTTCATTAGTTTGCCGCTTCAAAGGTCTATCATTTTATTCTGTGACAAACAGTCAACCATTCACATTGCCGATAATCCTATCTTTCATGAAAGAATCAAACACATTGAAATAGACTGCCACATTATTTGTGAAAATTATTTGTCTGGTCTCATTCATCTTATGCTAGTTCATTCCAAAGACCAACTTGTTGATTTTCTTACCAAAACTCTGCCACCGGGTCCTTTTCTAACTAATGTTTTCAAGATAGGATTATTAGATTTATACAATTCTAGCTTGCGGGAgggtgttacctagattatttttttattagtttagtgttgatggtaattaattatagtaagagtacataaagagtataTAAGGTTTTTCACTTTTCTGttttttcattaattaaaaattatcaaaatgagaataattaatttttctccctctctcaATTTTTactcttcctccctttcttctagtTTGTCAAACCATTAACATCACAATTTGAATAGCTTAGAATATGAGATTTTCTTCAATATTGGTCTTTTATGATCATATGGTTCATTAGAATACTCATTTTGTGTCCTGGGCGTTCTTTGtatttacgaaaaaaaaattgatagtaTCATACTATCATGCatgtattaaaatatttattatggaTTGGAACTGTATGTCCAACTCATCTAGCTTAAATAAAATATACCTCAGTGCAAACCAATTTAAATAAATCAAGTAGTTAGTTCACTTATTTGCTTAAATAAGTATTAGAGATTCGGTTTCTATTTTATGCTAACAACTTATTGATTAGCAaaaattctttaaataaaattctgATTCGTGACGAATTAGTCCTTAATCACTcagattaaaaaatatcataaaaaaatcttGTTTCATGcaactttctttctcttcttttatagtTGTAATTGGAGTAgagtaacaaaaaaattagaaaatttattgttttgagctacagttaaaattatttatgttaataattatttatttttatttttatttaataactatttgatataaataaataattaattttgttagataattaaCTAAGATACTAGCCAATTTGAACCAaccttttaaatttcaaaaaacatGTGTCGCCGCGCCCTCCCTTGAAAAGAAACATTCTAAAACGTAGGAAAAAATATACAGTAACCCACATAAAAAATTATCCATTTACTCAGAAAGAAACATATGAAACCCTGTAAAAAAAATATCCACTTAAtcaaaaagaaacatccaaaacaaACAATTagagaaaatttcaaaaaaaaaaaaaggaatgcaCACCACCCAAAAAAATTCTGAaatctaagaaaaaaaatatctagTAACTCACATAAAAAAACCATGGAAAGAAACATCTGAAATCctgtaacaaaaatatttatttacttgGAAAGAAACATTCGAAAAACTTTTAAAGAATGCATAGATACATAGTGAAACATCCAAAGCCCAATCGAGAACAACATCCAAAACTCACAAATGCATTCAAATCACCTTCCATCAAAATGGACATGATTCTGGGTAGCTGGTGACGAGGTGATCAAGTTTGCTGCATGAACGGTGTGGGTGAATACTCCTAGTTTAACGGTAGTGGAGGGTAACACAATGGCAGACTGCTTCATTTGTGACGACTGCAAGGACTCAGAACATTGCATCGGCGGCGCGATAGGGTATTTGAGCCTACGCGAGTACTTCTATGTGACAATCGTGGAGGCTGCACGATGGCGAGGGCATCGCCGATGTCAAAAGCGGGACCCCATTGTTGTAATGGAGAGGATGACCACGCGATAGATGCTGGCGACGCAAAATAGCTGCACGCGACAAAAGGCCGAAGCGGAAGTTGATTCGCATGACGAGGGTGACGCAACGAAGACACAACGGTAGCTCAATGGCCGGGAGGAGGCAGACGCAGAAGGTATTGTGGACGGGAAGAGAAGGAGTGAGAGAGAGTACGAGAGCGCGTACAGGGAGTAGTTTGTAGTTTAGAGTTATACGACATGGATATGGAAAGGGCGCAAAAatgaattttttgaatttcaaaattaggATTATGGGAGAGTTGCCTGAGTTGGCCTATACTATAGTTGGTCTCCTATACTTTctcataaataattattataagaaaaatattgagattaatttttagttagtcaAACACTAGCTAATTTCAGggtttaatatttataatttagaatgtaAGGTTAAGGATTTATGATTTAGGGATCTAAAATTTAAGATAggcgaaataattttttttcctcaTGGTATCCTCTAGTTTGGTAGGTCAATGACTAATCTGTCACGAATTTGAGTTACTTTTAAGGGCTTGCTGCTAGCTAATGAATTATTACATGCATAAAACGGGATTTGAACCCGGATAAACAAGCAAGTGAACTAAATATTCCACCAACCTAAATTGATTTCCTAGCCTTACTCTTATTGCAATACACAAATAttaaatttcataattaaaagtcagaccattattttatttaaagatggcAATGAATCTCCATAGGGCAGGGATCCTCCCCTACTCCTCGTCCCCATTTAGTAAAA
Coding sequences:
- the LOC140177594 gene encoding uncharacterized mitochondrial protein AtMg00810-like produces the protein MVDDLVLTGNDIGKINSIKKNLDDKFKIKDLGDLKYFLGMEVTRSNSGIYIYQWKYTIDLLKNCGYLDCKPLSTPFDYSQKLSKESGTILTDNTTYRQLISRLIYLTNTRPDISYAVGRLSQFLDCATTSHLQAAFCVLRYLKGRHATRLPVPILVASFSVIA